A section of the Phycisphaerales bacterium genome encodes:
- a CDS encoding SDR family oxidoreductase produces the protein MPVALITGASSGIGRETAFQLARLGYELALIARGGERLEVVGDQCSELGAGDVLIRGTDVAVPADVLAMVDAAVEAFGRIDVLINNAGLAELQPLGQLDLGHLEAAFAVNAIGPALAMNAAWPIMLRQRGGRIVNVSTLGTKEPFPGFFAYAGAKAALNSFTRSVAVEGRPHGIRAFTVAPGAVETPMLRSLFDEQAIGADLTLPAGEVARVIVECATGRRDEQSGEVIWLSRT, from the coding sequence ATGCCCGTCGCACTCATCACCGGCGCCAGTAGCGGAATCGGCCGCGAAACCGCCTTTCAGCTCGCGCGCCTCGGCTACGAACTCGCGCTGATCGCACGCGGCGGCGAGCGCCTCGAAGTCGTCGGCGATCAGTGCTCCGAACTCGGCGCTGGCGATGTGCTCATCCGCGGCACCGATGTCGCCGTCCCGGCCGACGTTCTGGCGATGGTCGATGCTGCCGTCGAAGCTTTCGGCCGCATCGACGTCCTCATCAATAACGCGGGCCTGGCCGAGCTGCAGCCCTTGGGCCAACTCGATCTCGGCCACCTTGAGGCAGCGTTCGCCGTCAACGCCATAGGGCCGGCCCTGGCCATGAACGCGGCGTGGCCGATTATGCTCAGGCAGCGCGGCGGACGCATCGTCAACGTGAGCACGCTCGGGACCAAAGAACCTTTCCCCGGCTTCTTTGCCTACGCCGGGGCCAAGGCCGCGCTCAACTCATTCACGCGCTCAGTCGCCGTGGAAGGCCGGCCGCACGGCATTCGCGCATTCACCGTGGCGCCCGGAGCCGTGGAGACGCCGATGCTGCGATCGTTGTTCGATGAACAGGCCATCGGAGCCGACTTGACTCTCCCTGCCGGCGAAGTGGCTCGCGTCATCGTGGAGTGCGCCACGGGCCGGCGCGATGAGCAAAGCGGCGAAGTCATCTGGCTCAGCCGAACCTGA
- the pckA gene encoding phosphoenolpyruvate carboxykinase (ATP), whose protein sequence is MPTMTRFPSQLTGVTVHLNLPPARLIEEAIRRGEGTLAANGAINCLTGSRTGRSPNDKFLEDTPGIHDSIWWGKVNRPMAPHHFDELLARATDYLQQREDVFEFRGSAGADPQNRLNVRVITEQAWHSLFARTLFIPPADDRHAASIKADWTIINVCNMQVDDWQDLGLNGPVGILQSLERRIVLIFGTHYAGEIKKSIFYAMNYDLPARGVFPMHCSANVASSDPSNVALFFGLSGTGKTTLSADPERRLIGDDEHGWSETGVFNFEGGCYAKCIRLSEEGEPQIWNAIRFGSVLENVVLDDRRRPDYDDGSLTENTRVTYPVEFIPNAQLPSVCGHPKNVIFLTADAFGVLPPVSKLTREQAMYYFVNGYTSKLAGTEAGVTEPQPNFSPCFGGPFLPRPPKVYADMLAERIDTHGTSVWLLNTGWSGGPYGIGSRFKLAYTRAMVSSILDGTLGIGQFAPDKVFGLAIPESVKGVPNDVLHPRSTWKDKAAYDAKALELARRFRENDANYDLPADVRAAGPRV, encoded by the coding sequence ATGCCCACGATGACCCGATTCCCCAGCCAACTCACCGGCGTCACGGTCCATCTGAATCTTCCGCCCGCGCGCCTCATCGAGGAAGCGATCCGGCGAGGCGAAGGGACGCTCGCGGCCAACGGCGCGATCAACTGCCTCACCGGCAGCCGCACGGGCCGCAGCCCCAACGATAAGTTCCTCGAGGACACGCCGGGCATCCACGATTCGATCTGGTGGGGCAAGGTCAACCGGCCGATGGCGCCGCATCACTTTGACGAACTGCTCGCCCGCGCGACTGATTACCTCCAGCAGCGCGAGGATGTCTTCGAGTTTCGTGGCAGCGCCGGCGCCGATCCGCAGAATCGGCTCAACGTTCGCGTCATCACGGAGCAGGCGTGGCACAGCCTCTTTGCCCGCACGTTGTTCATTCCGCCCGCCGATGATCGCCACGCCGCGTCAATCAAGGCGGACTGGACGATCATCAACGTGTGCAACATGCAGGTGGATGACTGGCAGGACCTGGGGCTGAACGGCCCGGTGGGGATTCTGCAGTCGCTCGAACGCCGCATCGTGCTCATCTTCGGCACGCACTACGCCGGCGAAATCAAGAAGAGCATCTTCTACGCGATGAACTACGACCTGCCGGCGCGGGGCGTGTTCCCGATGCATTGCTCGGCGAACGTGGCCTCGAGCGATCCGAGCAACGTCGCTCTCTTCTTTGGCTTGTCGGGCACCGGCAAGACGACGCTCTCTGCCGATCCTGAGCGGCGGCTCATCGGCGACGACGAGCACGGCTGGTCGGAAACGGGCGTGTTCAACTTCGAGGGCGGCTGCTACGCCAAGTGCATCCGCCTGTCCGAGGAAGGCGAGCCGCAGATCTGGAACGCCATCCGCTTCGGCTCAGTGCTCGAGAATGTCGTGCTCGATGATCGCCGCCGGCCTGACTACGACGACGGCTCGCTGACCGAGAACACGCGCGTGACTTATCCTGTTGAGTTCATCCCCAACGCGCAACTGCCCTCAGTGTGCGGCCATCCCAAGAACGTGATCTTTCTCACGGCCGACGCGTTCGGCGTGCTGCCGCCGGTGTCGAAACTGACGCGCGAGCAGGCGATGTATTACTTCGTTAACGGGTACACCTCGAAACTGGCGGGGACGGAAGCGGGGGTGACCGAGCCGCAGCCGAACTTCAGCCCGTGCTTCGGCGGGCCGTTCCTTCCGCGCCCGCCAAAGGTGTACGCCGACATGCTCGCGGAGCGCATCGACACGCACGGCACTTCCGTGTGGCTGCTCAACACGGGCTGGTCGGGCGGGCCGTATGGCATCGGCAGCCGCTTCAAGCTCGCCTATACGCGCGCGATGGTTTCCTCGATCCTCGATGGGACGCTGGGCATCGGGCAGTTTGCGCCCGACAAAGTGTTCGGCCTGGCGATTCCCGAGTCCGTCAAGGGCGTGCCCAACGACGTACTGCACCCGCGAAGCACGTGGAAGGACAAGGCGGCCTACGACGCCAAGGCGCTTGAACTGGCGCGACGGTTCCGCGAGAATGACGCAAACTACGACCTGCCGGCCG